A window of the Arachis duranensis cultivar V14167 chromosome 5, aradu.V14167.gnm2.J7QH, whole genome shotgun sequence genome harbors these coding sequences:
- the LOC127747582 gene encoding secreted RxLR effector protein 78-like — MPGLVGETQSAFVKGQKIHDGALIACKTVKWIKRTKKEAVIIKLDFQKAYDRVKWSFVDLAMQKMGFGRRWRGWVMECVSTCSMSALINGSPSEPFKMERGLRQGDPLSPFLFVLVVDVLQRMFG, encoded by the coding sequence ATGCCAGGACTAGTAGGTGAGACACAAAGTGCTTTTGTAAAAGGACAAAAGATTCATGATGGGGCTCTTATTGCTTGCAAAACAGTAAAATGGATTAAAAGGACGAAGAAGGAAGCGGTGATAATAAAGTTAGATTTCCAGAAAGCTTATGATAGAGTCAAGTGGAGCTTTGTGGATCTTGCGATGCAGAAGATGGGATTTGGACGGAGATGGAGAGGGTGGGTCATGGAGTGTGTCAGTACATGTTCCATGTCGGCATTGATAAACGGCTCACCTTCTGAGCCATTCAAGATGGAAAGGGGTCTTCGGCAAGGTGATCCACTATCTCCATTTTTATTTGTACTTGTTGTGGATGTACTACAGAGGATGTTTGGGTAG
- the LOC107488107 gene encoding uncharacterized protein LOC107488107 has protein sequence MVREEWRGLRDVQFTDKLKALTIPLGRWHKANFGDMDKKTLKFTEEIKKIDDMVGEGIYDGTLEARRRALVAYCEKRFGEKNNRIDALVINGRLIKNQARIKIAIRNFYKDLYHQEKSSMVGFRDGLVEMVSEEDALTLEMQPTTEEVREAIWDCESSKAHGSDGYNMNFIKKCWDEIGPEFTATVLDFFQSSRLPTDANLTWVALAPKFTGAKKIKDLRLISMVGNVCV, from the exons ATGGTAAGGGAGGAATGGAGAGGTTTACGAGACGTGCAATTCACGGATAAATTGAAGGCTTTGACAATTCCACTAGGGAGATGGCATAAAGCCAATTTTGGAGACATGGACAAGAAGACTCTAAAGTTTACGGAAGAGATTAAGAAGATTGATGACATGGTGGGTGAAGGAATTTATGATGGAACGTTGGAGGCAAGAAGGAGGGCGCTTGTAGCTTACTGTGAGAAACG CTTCGGTGAGAAGAACAACAGGATTGATGCATTGGTCATTAATGGAAGATTGATAAAGAATCAAGCTAGGATTAAGATTGCGATTAGGAATTTCTACAAGGACTTGTATCACCAAGAGAAGTCTTCAATGGTGGGGTTCAGAGACGGGCTGGTGGAAATGGTCAGTGAAGAGGATGCTTTGACTTTGGAGATGCAACCGACCACTGAGGAGGTTAGGGAAGCAATTTGGGATTGTGAATCTTCTAAGGCTCACGGAAGTGATGGGTACAACATGAACTTCATCAAGAAGTGTTGGGATGAAATTGGTCCTGAGTTCACAGCAACGGTGTTGGATTTTTTCCAGTCTTCTAGGCTACCAACGGATGCCAATCTCACCTGGGTGGCACTGGCACCAAAGTTTACGGGGGCAAAGAAAATCAAAGATCTCAGGCTAATTAGCATGGTAGGGAATGTGTGTGTATAA